From Thalassotalea euphylliae, the proteins below share one genomic window:
- a CDS encoding GlyGly-CTERM sorting domain-containing protein (This protein contains a GlyGly-CTERM protein-sorting domain, as detected by TIGR03501. These domains are found at the C-terminus of secreted proteins in organisms that possess both rhombosortase, which is an intramembrane serine proteinase (see TIGR03902), and a type II secretion system (T2SS). In at least some cases, such as VesB from Vibrio cholerae, cleavage by rhombosortase is followed first by attachment of a glycerophosphoethanolamine-containing moiety, then by transport by the T2SS across the outer membrane and release into the medium in soluble form.): protein MNKLILCKAILLLSFNTFAVDYKYDNANRITEAAYKDGTVVSYTYDKNGNLLTVTPNKSSSGGQDTGGSNTGGSNTGNTNTAPPETIEPAKQESSGGSFGWITLIIASVLVVIRRKVVVSIKR from the coding sequence ATGAATAAACTAATTTTATGTAAAGCTATTCTATTATTAAGCTTTAATACTTTTGCTGTCGACTACAAATACGACAATGCTAATCGTATTACAGAAGCTGCCTATAAAGACGGTACTGTAGTCAGTTATACCTACGACAAAAATGGAAACTTACTGACGGTAACACCAAATAAAAGTTCATCTGGTGGCCAAGATACTGGAGGCTCAAATACAGGAGGAAGCAATACTGGTAATACGAATACAGCGCCCCCCGAAACAATTGAACCAGCTAAACAAGAATCTAGCGGCGGTTCGTTCGGCTGGATAACTTTGATCATTGCTAGCGTTCTGGTTGTAATACGCCGCAAAGTGGTTGTGAGCATAAAAAGGTGA
- a CDS encoding RHS repeat-associated core domain-containing protein, producing MSVSETTENTALFKWNYPADNDHQNLKAQLGIYDSNDNVIARTQISNLHSISAGFISQHKENISNGNYYAQVAIMLRGDSSKLCALKSNTVNISQIIVQPNESPEHIRSSVSSNEINVNENVTFTSVWKDQDSTAIVNVKARYRKTGTTPWTEVVLDDISGNVKTGYTFNKSITMTAIGQYEVEFQASDNDGNTANYQGRKIFTVVEESNSAPTLNSSSASPTSVTVDNDVVLTSVWKDSDSTSIIDVKARYRKTGTSSWAEVVLNAISGEVATGYTFNKAVTMTAIGQYEVEFQASDNDSNTTSYQGRKIFTVVEESNSAPTLNSSSVTPAEVTLNDIVTLASVWQDQDSTAIINVKARYRKIGTTSWTELVLDAISGSVATGYTFNKAVTMTAIGQYEVEFQASDNDGNTASYQGRKEFLVRESASNVSILKVNLSGQGKIHSSLNKDIDCGSKCSYQYENNSQVTLVAVAEEGWKFSSWSYQPTQTNQCTTATCSLVIKEDLTLTAVFIEQETPTTDPRLIDFSPKRAVKGSSTTFTLVGENLPEQIIANIQGTLGHCTDISSNGSTVTLTCTPDEQGAKRFYIKDASDKNQPIAGSEHWYVEVTPAVQGNAPSVWIDNLPDYVTLDEQFTLIVKSEDVDGDLVSIQADWEGDNNLDRKVNVSNPYGQDIVFSYTRSNNDLSDLTLKFIATDESGNESTFKYNIPVVQSQETEEVVSGYEGAELVRAQDQCTINAAALSNSNPIIPSNGAKVEYKQLLTVNGVVPVTFDISYNSLIRGQSGIGIGWDFANAYAAQIAEAANGDITILWSDNQQHKFSPKGDGTYNTESFGCRLDKLRKLENGTFSVERRNRLTYVFNEFNFLTRIENHKGQGVNFEFDEQSRLKKAYDPISNAGINYIYNQDGFLVKATSTAGRTVNLNYEDKRLTKITHADGTVEEFTYNALDQIVDHFLDTVLVSSTKYDNKGRAIEQEDSRNDNEPLRLAYQETYEQVITTITDRNGKITQKTFDKNYQLVKEVNALSHEQNFEYNQDGKPTLVTNGRGYSTSMAYTQFGDVTDLSTPDGAIDKNQYDNNRNLIRHANALGEETLYSYVEGTNNIATITNALGLTTSFTYDENNQQTSITTPEGRTTYFTYTNGLLTSETNPEGDSRNIYYDLDGFIESETDFQGNTTTYERDGLGRVTRKQDPLNYAETWTYDARGNVLEYGDKRYNSEAIDYAGKFKYSYNGQGDLLEKRWVSKHYSTPDVVHSYKYDGESRLIESTDPNGNITVIKRDALGRVIETTDALGNKVAAKFDENGNLIESSDAKGNTSKVTFDAMDRTTQTEDAAGNKQSSVYNLLGQITKTTNALSQVWHSAYDKLSRLISITHPSNPDEPLVAKQSYDKDNNVTGVTAPADDTRTLDLNNNAQVETETTADNVALQYAYNENGLVSTFINGRNQQTSYQYDGSSRLISVTDPISTVSYGLDANSNPISIVENSVTISRLYDSFNRVGQYKQNADDDQRINFAIDDVGNVTQLQYLNNNQSLNTQIKYTHNALNLVTSVSKLGSNDIAAEYEYDANQNITKVTRGNGTVLENTYDNLNRLTSSIDKAPDGTVILEQHYTYNAIGQVIKEDISPEFAPPVELLTQQVMTYSADNRIASKNSETFDFDLDGNTLNVGDLALSFNARNQLTSAGNHQYTYNAEGMRDTQTYSDDSGETQIRYALLPDYIGLPQIAWQQVTNPDDSVDYHYFIYSPYGLVSQRTSKANQAAQDYYFHYDYRSSVVAISDQNGDMVARYGYTPFGTRFDAPEFAEQNQAITTPFGYNGRDGVITDNNGLIYMRARYYSPELRRFVSKDPIRGDISDLGSLNRYAYVGGDPVNLVDPSGQAAETAWDIANVLIGVRETYNNIEQGKYWSAAGSAFGTALDGCAAVFPFVPGGASTLIKANKYSKKVASEKSVPQQVNPNKRSYNSKERNELYDKYDGKCYYCEIQLQKQKGSPTSLEADHVKAYIKGGKTTIKNGAASCRSCNRKKGKKDFLLEWMPPKLRYNEKVEYILNKISNE from the coding sequence ATGAGCGTATCTGAAACTACAGAGAATACAGCGCTATTTAAATGGAACTACCCAGCAGATAATGATCATCAAAATTTAAAAGCGCAGTTAGGCATTTATGATTCGAACGACAATGTTATTGCTCGAACACAAATATCAAATTTACATAGCATTTCAGCAGGCTTTATATCTCAGCATAAAGAAAACATAAGCAACGGTAATTATTACGCTCAAGTTGCAATTATGCTAAGGGGGGATAGTTCAAAGCTTTGCGCCCTAAAAAGTAATACGGTCAATATATCTCAAATCATAGTACAACCTAATGAATCACCAGAGCATATAAGGTCGAGTGTTTCTTCAAACGAAATCAATGTGAATGAAAATGTAACTTTTACAAGTGTTTGGAAAGACCAAGACTCAACAGCCATTGTCAACGTAAAGGCTCGCTACCGTAAAACAGGCACAACACCATGGACTGAAGTAGTACTTGATGACATTAGCGGCAATGTAAAAACAGGCTATACCTTCAATAAATCCATCACCATGACAGCGATTGGTCAGTACGAAGTTGAGTTCCAAGCATCTGATAATGATGGCAATACTGCAAACTATCAAGGTCGCAAAATCTTTACGGTAGTTGAAGAGAGTAATAGTGCGCCAACATTAAATTCAAGTAGTGCCTCTCCAACTTCAGTCACGGTAGATAATGATGTTGTGTTAACAAGCGTTTGGAAAGATTCAGATTCCACTAGCATTATCGATGTTAAAGCGAGATATCGTAAAACGGGCACATCATCATGGGCTGAAGTCGTGTTGAATGCCATTAGTGGCGAGGTTGCTACGGGTTATACCTTCAACAAAGCTGTCACTATGACTGCCATTGGTCAGTATGAAGTTGAGTTCCAAGCGTCTGATAATGATAGTAATACCACGAGCTATCAAGGGCGCAAAATCTTTACGGTAGTTGAAGAGAGTAATAGTGCGCCAACATTAAATTCAAGTAGTGTTACTCCAGCTGAGGTTACGCTAAATGATATAGTTACTTTGGCCAGCGTTTGGCAAGACCAAGATTCAACAGCCATTATCAACGTAAAGGCTCGCTACCGAAAAATAGGCACAACATCATGGACTGAACTCGTATTAGATGCCATAAGTGGTTCGGTTGCTACGGGCTATACCTTCAATAAAGCTGTCACCATGACAGCCATCGGTCAGTACGAAGTTGAGTTTCAAGCATCTGATAATGATGGTAATACAGCGAGCTACCAAGGGAGAAAAGAGTTTCTGGTTCGAGAAAGTGCTAGTAACGTTTCTATCTTGAAAGTCAACCTGTCAGGTCAAGGTAAGATACACAGTTCACTAAATAAAGATATCGACTGTGGCTCCAAATGCAGCTATCAATATGAAAACAATAGTCAAGTCACTCTAGTGGCTGTAGCTGAAGAGGGCTGGAAGTTTAGTTCGTGGAGTTATCAGCCTACTCAAACTAATCAATGTACGACGGCAACTTGTAGTTTAGTCATTAAAGAAGATTTAACGCTTACTGCGGTATTTATAGAACAAGAAACACCAACGACAGATCCTCGCCTTATTGACTTTAGCCCCAAACGAGCTGTAAAAGGCAGTAGTACTACCTTTACTTTGGTTGGTGAAAACTTACCAGAGCAAATTATTGCAAACATTCAGGGGACGTTAGGGCATTGTACTGATATTAGCAGTAATGGAAGCACTGTAACTTTAACTTGTACCCCAGATGAACAGGGCGCTAAACGTTTTTATATAAAAGATGCAAGCGATAAAAACCAGCCTATTGCAGGCTCGGAGCATTGGTATGTAGAAGTTACGCCAGCAGTCCAAGGTAATGCGCCTTCTGTATGGATTGATAACTTACCCGATTATGTAACTTTAGATGAGCAATTTACTTTAATTGTCAAAAGTGAAGATGTTGACGGAGATCTGGTAAGCATTCAAGCTGACTGGGAAGGTGATAATAATCTTGATCGCAAAGTTAATGTAAGTAACCCATACGGACAAGATATCGTATTCTCTTATACTCGTAGTAATAACGATTTAAGTGATTTAACACTGAAGTTCATCGCAACAGATGAGAGCGGTAATGAAAGTACTTTTAAATACAACATTCCAGTTGTGCAGTCTCAAGAAACGGAAGAGGTAGTTTCAGGCTACGAAGGGGCTGAATTAGTTAGAGCTCAAGATCAATGCACAATAAATGCCGCGGCTTTGAGCAATTCTAACCCAATAATTCCAAGCAACGGCGCTAAAGTTGAGTACAAGCAATTACTCACTGTAAATGGCGTTGTACCCGTTACTTTTGATATCAGCTATAACTCACTTATTCGTGGGCAAAGCGGTATTGGTATAGGTTGGGATTTCGCCAATGCCTATGCAGCACAAATTGCTGAAGCAGCAAATGGTGATATCACCATTTTATGGTCAGATAATCAGCAACATAAGTTTAGCCCTAAAGGTGATGGAACATACAATACCGAAAGCTTTGGCTGCCGTTTAGATAAGCTTAGAAAATTAGAAAACGGGACTTTCTCAGTTGAACGCCGTAATCGCTTAACCTATGTTTTCAATGAATTTAATTTCTTAACCCGTATTGAAAACCACAAAGGTCAAGGTGTTAACTTTGAATTTGATGAGCAAAGTCGCCTCAAAAAAGCATACGATCCTATCAGTAATGCAGGTATCAACTACATCTATAACCAAGATGGTTTCTTAGTTAAAGCAACCAGCACTGCGGGTAGAACAGTTAATCTTAACTATGAAGATAAGCGATTAACCAAAATCACACATGCCGATGGCACAGTTGAAGAATTCACCTATAACGCCCTAGATCAAATCGTAGACCACTTCCTAGACACTGTTCTAGTGAGTTCAACTAAATACGACAATAAAGGTCGCGCTATAGAGCAGGAGGATTCACGCAATGACAACGAACCTCTTCGTCTTGCCTATCAAGAAACCTATGAACAGGTTATTACAACCATTACCGATAGAAACGGTAAAATCACTCAAAAAACCTTTGATAAAAATTATCAGCTTGTTAAGGAAGTAAATGCTTTATCGCATGAACAAAACTTTGAATACAACCAAGACGGCAAGCCAACCTTAGTTACCAATGGTAGAGGCTACTCCACCAGTATGGCTTATACTCAATTTGGCGATGTCACCGACCTATCAACACCAGACGGCGCAATTGATAAAAACCAATACGATAATAATCGTAACCTAATAAGACACGCCAATGCATTAGGAGAAGAAACGCTTTATAGCTATGTAGAGGGAACTAACAACATTGCAACCATCACAAATGCACTCGGATTAACAACGTCGTTTACCTATGACGAAAATAATCAGCAAACGAGCATCACTACTCCTGAAGGAAGAACCACTTACTTTACTTATACTAATGGCTTATTAACTAGCGAAACTAATCCAGAAGGCGATAGCCGTAACATATATTATGATTTAGATGGCTTTATAGAATCTGAAACTGACTTTCAAGGAAACACAACCACGTACGAGCGTGATGGCTTGGGGCGTGTTACTCGAAAACAAGACCCGCTCAATTATGCTGAAACGTGGACTTATGATGCCAGAGGCAATGTGCTGGAATATGGTGATAAACGCTATAACAGTGAGGCCATAGATTATGCAGGAAAATTTAAGTATAGCTATAACGGGCAAGGTGATTTATTAGAAAAACGCTGGGTTAGCAAACACTACAGTACGCCTGATGTTGTACATAGCTACAAATACGATGGCGAAAGCCGTTTAATCGAAAGTACCGATCCTAATGGCAATATCACAGTAATAAAACGCGACGCTCTAGGCCGAGTTATCGAAACAACCGATGCATTAGGGAATAAAGTAGCAGCCAAATTTGATGAAAACGGCAACCTAATTGAATCTAGTGATGCTAAAGGCAATACCAGCAAAGTGACGTTTGATGCAATGGATCGCACCACACAAACAGAAGATGCCGCAGGTAACAAGCAATCTTCTGTGTATAACTTACTTGGGCAGATCACCAAAACAACTAATGCCTTGTCACAGGTTTGGCATAGTGCTTATGACAAACTTTCTCGCCTAATCAGTATTACCCATCCAAGTAATCCCGATGAGCCACTAGTTGCCAAGCAAAGCTATGATAAAGATAACAATGTTACCGGTGTCACTGCGCCAGCCGATGACACGCGTACACTCGACCTTAATAACAATGCGCAAGTCGAAACTGAAACCACAGCTGATAACGTAGCGCTGCAATATGCATACAATGAAAATGGTTTAGTAAGTACTTTCATTAATGGACGCAATCAACAAACAAGCTATCAATACGATGGTAGTTCACGTTTAATAAGCGTTACTGACCCTATTTCTACTGTTAGTTACGGCTTGGACGCTAATAGTAATCCTATTAGCATTGTAGAGAACAGTGTCACTATTTCTCGTTTGTACGACAGCTTTAACCGCGTTGGTCAGTACAAACAAAATGCTGACGATGATCAGCGAATTAACTTTGCGATTGATGATGTGGGTAATGTTACCCAGCTGCAATACTTAAATAATAACCAGAGCTTAAACACGCAAATTAAGTACACGCATAATGCCCTGAATTTGGTTACATCGGTAAGTAAGCTGGGCAGTAATGATATTGCAGCAGAGTATGAATACGATGCCAACCAAAACATTACTAAAGTGACTCGTGGTAACGGTACTGTACTGGAAAACACCTATGACAACTTAAATAGGCTAACTAGCAGTATTGATAAAGCGCCAGATGGCACTGTAATACTTGAACAGCATTATACCTACAATGCTATTGGGCAAGTCATCAAGGAAGATATCAGCCCAGAGTTTGCTCCACCGGTTGAGCTATTAACTCAGCAGGTAATGACCTATTCAGCCGATAACCGTATTGCCAGTAAAAATTCAGAAACTTTTGACTTTGACCTTGATGGCAATACACTCAATGTAGGTGATTTGGCATTAAGTTTTAATGCCCGTAATCAACTAACCAGTGCAGGTAATCACCAATATACCTACAACGCTGAAGGGATGCGTGATACGCAGACTTATTCAGATGACAGTGGTGAAACTCAAATTCGCTATGCTTTGTTACCAGATTATATCGGCTTACCACAAATCGCATGGCAGCAAGTTACTAACCCTGATGACTCGGTAGATTACCATTATTTCATCTACAGTCCTTATGGTTTAGTTTCTCAACGTACATCGAAAGCCAACCAAGCCGCACAAGACTACTATTTTCACTATGACTATCGTAGCTCAGTAGTCGCAATTAGTGATCAAAATGGTGATATGGTTGCCCGTTATGGCTATACGCCATTTGGTACACGTTTTGATGCGCCAGAGTTTGCAGAGCAAAACCAAGCGATCACAACACCATTCGGCTACAACGGCCGCGATGGTGTGATCACCGATAATAACGGCCTTATCTATATGCGTGCCCGTTATTACTCACCAGAGCTACGCCGTTTTGTGAGCAAAGACCCTATCCGTGGAGATATTAGTGATTTAGGTTCGCTCAACCGATATGCCTATGTGGGCGGAGATCCGGTGAACTTGGTAGATCCGAGTGGTCAAGCAGCTGAAACTGCTTGGGATATTGCCAATGTTTTGATTGGAGTTAGAGAAACCTATAATAACATAGAACAAGGTAAATATTGGTCAGCTGCTGGATCAGCATTTGGAACTGCCTTAGATGGTTGTGCAGCAGTTTTTCCATTTGTACCAGGAGGTGCCAGCACACTCATTAAAGCCAATAAATATAGTAAAAAGGTAGCCTCAGAAAAAAGTGTACCGCAGCAAGTAAACCCCAATAAAAGAAGCTATAACTCGAAGGAAAGAAATGAGCTATACGATAAATATGACGGTAAATGCTATTATTGCGAAATCCAATTACAAAAACAGAAAGGTAGTCCTACCTCATTAGAAGCTGATCATGTTAAGGCTTATATTAAGGGTGGCAAAACCACGATAAAAAATGGAGCCGCCAGCTGTAGGAGTTGCAATAGAAAAAAAGGCAAAAAAGACTTTTTACTAGAATGGATGCCTCCTAAATTAAGGTACAACGAAAAAGTCGAATATATTCTAAATAAAATATCAAATGAATAA
- a CDS encoding IS256 family transposase, giving the protein MNKKELEVFAKQAAKSIKTEADLTNFRKMLTKVTVEAALNAELDEHLGYVRHEQSINDNSRNGYSPKTIRTEDGEIDLDTPRDRDSSFEPQLVKKNQTRFTSMDDKILYLYSKGMTTREIVSTFKEMYDADVSPTLISRVTDAVIAQVVEWQARPLDAVYPIVYLDCLVVKIRQDKQVINKAIYLALGVNIEGHKELLGMWISENEGAKFWLNVLTELQNRGVKDILIACVDGLKGFPDAINTVYPDTQIQLCIVHMVRNSLKFVPWKDYKAITADLKRIYQSVTEDEALMALEQFEQRWDSKYPNISRSWRNNWQNVSTIFNYPEDIRKAIYTTNAIESLNSVIRKAIKKRKLFPHDDSAKKVVYLAIEQASKKWTMPIRNWKSALNRFMIEFEDRLKDVI; this is encoded by the coding sequence ATGAACAAGAAAGAACTTGAAGTCTTTGCCAAGCAAGCGGCTAAATCCATCAAAACGGAAGCAGATTTAACGAACTTTCGTAAAATGCTTACCAAGGTAACGGTTGAAGCTGCGCTTAATGCGGAGCTGGATGAACACCTTGGTTATGTTCGTCATGAGCAATCCATCAACGATAATTCACGCAATGGCTATTCGCCCAAAACTATACGAACAGAAGATGGCGAGATTGATTTAGATACACCTCGTGATAGAGATTCTAGTTTTGAGCCTCAACTGGTTAAAAAGAATCAAACCCGCTTTACGTCAATGGATGACAAGATTTTATATCTGTATTCCAAAGGCATGACGACTCGTGAAATCGTGTCCACATTCAAGGAAATGTACGATGCAGATGTTTCACCAACACTGATTTCTCGTGTGACTGATGCGGTTATCGCTCAAGTCGTCGAGTGGCAAGCCAGGCCGCTTGATGCTGTTTACCCAATCGTCTATCTCGACTGCTTGGTTGTAAAAATACGCCAAGATAAGCAAGTCATCAACAAAGCCATTTACTTAGCCTTAGGCGTGAATATCGAAGGCCATAAAGAACTTCTAGGTATGTGGATATCAGAAAACGAAGGCGCGAAGTTCTGGCTTAACGTATTAACGGAGCTTCAAAACCGTGGCGTCAAAGATATCCTTATCGCCTGTGTCGATGGCCTTAAAGGTTTCCCTGATGCAATTAATACCGTTTATCCTGACACACAAATTCAGCTTTGTATTGTTCATATGGTGCGTAATTCATTGAAGTTTGTGCCGTGGAAAGACTACAAAGCCATCACGGCTGATTTAAAGCGCATATACCAATCGGTAACTGAAGATGAAGCCTTAATGGCCTTAGAGCAGTTTGAGCAACGCTGGGACAGTAAATATCCCAATATCTCTCGCTCATGGCGAAATAACTGGCAAAACGTTAGTACCATCTTCAATTACCCTGAAGATATCAGAAAAGCTATTTACACCACCAACGCTATTGAATCGCTGAACTCAGTTATACGTAAAGCCATTAAGAAACGTAAGCTGTTCCCACATGACGATTCGGCGAAAAAGGTGGTTTACTTAGCTATTGAGCAGGCATCTAAAAAATGGACGATGCCGATAAGAAATTGGAAATCGGCCTTAAATCGATTTATGATCGAATTCGAAGACCGATTAAAAGATGTTATTTAA
- a CDS encoding Fic family protein yields MSSTNNSVPEKTEALYQGFINMLVEGKVSDVSDLITQILNKRNNMDLSEKISQVDTLKKWLDSFRPLSYEIVEELKKQYDVKFTYNSNAIEGNTLTQSETELVIEKGITVGGKQLSEHLEAIGHKEAIDYIESLSRKEQPITLREIKDIHNVIMRGISIEEAGRYRQLDVRAAGTGHTYPAHFLVSGLMDEFVDWMNSQEAKSLHPLKLATEVHYRFVSIHPFKDGNGRTARLLMNLSLLRSGYPIVIIDNQKRSEYINSLVFAQDNHDNTDELFGMILDGSEESLIDYLKISSTAAASQGKGELFYEEVQNYLDKLTVSEK; encoded by the coding sequence ATGAGTAGTACAAATAATTCAGTACCTGAAAAAACAGAAGCTTTATACCAAGGCTTTATCAACATGCTTGTTGAAGGCAAGGTTAGTGATGTCTCAGACCTTATTACTCAAATATTAAATAAGCGAAACAATATGGACTTATCAGAAAAAATTTCACAAGTAGATACACTGAAAAAATGGCTTGATAGTTTTAGACCTCTTTCTTATGAAATCGTTGAAGAACTGAAGAAACAATACGATGTGAAATTTACATACAATTCTAATGCTATTGAAGGTAATACGCTTACTCAAAGCGAAACAGAGTTGGTGATCGAAAAGGGAATTACTGTTGGAGGAAAACAGCTTTCAGAACATTTAGAAGCAATAGGACACAAAGAAGCTATTGACTATATTGAAAGCCTCTCTAGAAAAGAACAACCAATTACACTTCGTGAAATTAAAGATATTCATAATGTCATTATGAGGGGGATTAGCATTGAGGAAGCAGGAAGGTATAGACAACTCGATGTAAGAGCTGCTGGTACTGGTCATACGTATCCAGCTCACTTTCTCGTATCAGGATTGATGGATGAATTTGTTGATTGGATGAATTCACAGGAAGCTAAATCATTACACCCTCTAAAACTAGCTACTGAAGTGCATTATCGTTTCGTTTCTATTCACCCTTTCAAAGATGGTAATGGCCGGACAGCTCGATTACTTATGAACCTCTCACTTTTACGCTCAGGCTACCCTATAGTGATTATTGATAATCAAAAACGCAGTGAATATATCAACTCACTTGTTTTCGCTCAGGATAATCATGATAACACTGATGAGCTATTTGGAATGATCCTTGATGGCTCAGAAGAATCTCTTATTGATTACTTAAAAATTTCCTCTACGGCAGCAGCTAGCCAAGGGAAAGGGGAATTATTTTATGAAGAAGTTCAAAATTATTTAGACAAATTAACTGTTAGTGAAAAATAG
- a CDS encoding type IV secretory system conjugative DNA transfer family protein, with protein sequence MSKILKDTFSSIFKIGSYFAKKKLLSRESGARLANNKELSSIFSRSNKGLLINGNDQRISLTDSYEHLAVIAKPGSGKTTAFIVPNVLELGSKDCSMIINDPSGEIFQLTSGYLEKQGYRVQILNPESLEQSARFNPFAGLTAQDTMEIEQICTSIIMTKYGADKEPIWNEGAISILEVLAKCLSYSQTQELNLVELNSLITLFGSDGRAIEDWVAENSINPQDYNDRTLWQSWLGIISSNEKMLSSYVTICKTALKQLSNPNIQKLLCSDTLNLQEIRKQKTVIYLNFSEAKQGYYQFIIDLFYIRLISTLMQKKPTANELDIFGLLDEFGNSYIHEFNISINNLRKYRVSLSLIFQGISQLSQKYGEQTAKAIKSGIGSYLIYRGGDLDTNSEFSQILGNKFIHQKESFGNIVESRQEQQLLAPDQIRMLQDNEAIYISKNYPAAILNCTKYFEHGRYRRLTKNKPACSTTNKFTLNFDSKLRI encoded by the coding sequence TTGTCAAAAATACTCAAAGACACGTTTTCAAGTATATTTAAAATTGGCAGTTACTTCGCCAAGAAGAAATTACTTTCTCGTGAAAGTGGTGCAAGGCTTGCCAACAATAAAGAGCTGTCGAGTATTTTTTCACGCTCAAATAAAGGGCTATTGATTAATGGTAATGATCAGAGAATTTCACTCACTGATTCGTATGAACACTTAGCTGTTATTGCTAAGCCTGGTTCAGGAAAAACCACTGCCTTTATTGTGCCAAATGTCTTAGAGCTGGGCAGTAAAGATTGTTCTATGATAATAAATGATCCCAGTGGAGAGATATTTCAACTCACCAGCGGTTACCTAGAAAAACAAGGATATCGAGTTCAGATTCTTAATCCTGAGAGTTTAGAACAATCAGCCAGATTTAATCCATTTGCTGGACTCACAGCCCAAGATACTATGGAAATAGAGCAAATTTGTACCTCTATTATCATGACGAAATATGGCGCAGATAAAGAGCCAATATGGAACGAAGGAGCTATAAGCATACTAGAGGTGCTAGCCAAATGTTTATCTTATTCTCAAACTCAAGAGCTGAACCTTGTTGAGTTGAACTCACTCATTACGCTTTTCGGTAGTGATGGTCGAGCAATCGAAGATTGGGTTGCTGAAAACTCAATTAACCCACAAGACTACAACGATAGAACACTGTGGCAATCTTGGTTAGGGATCATATCGAGTAACGAGAAAATGCTCAGCAGTTATGTCACTATCTGCAAAACGGCACTCAAACAATTATCAAACCCAAATATTCAAAAGCTTCTTTGCTCAGACACACTCAATCTGCAAGAGATACGAAAGCAAAAAACAGTTATTTACTTAAACTTCTCAGAAGCAAAACAAGGCTATTACCAGTTTATTATTGATCTGTTTTACATAAGGTTGATATCTACACTCATGCAGAAAAAACCAACTGCAAATGAGTTAGATATATTTGGCTTACTCGATGAATTTGGTAATAGCTACATTCACGAATTTAATATTTCAATCAATAACCTGAGAAAGTATAGAGTTTCTTTATCACTGATATTTCAAGGCATTTCTCAGCTGAGTCAAAAGTACGGTGAACAAACAGCCAAAGCAATCAAATCAGGGATAGGCAGTTATTTAATTTATCGTGGTGGTGACTTAGATACTAATAGTGAGTTTTCTCAGATACTAGGGAATAAGTTTATCCATCAAAAAGAAAGCTTCGGCAATATTGTTGAAAGTAGGCAAGAACAACAACTTCTTGCTCCAGACCAAATACGAATGTTGCAAGACAATGAAGCCATCTATATTTCTAAAAATTACCCTGCGGCTATCTTGAACTGCACTAAGTATTTTGAGCATGGAAGATATAGGCGCTTAACAAAGAACAAACCTGCTTGCTCAACGACTAATAAATTTACCTTAAATTTTGACAGTAAATTGAGGATATAA